Proteins encoded within one genomic window of Brassica rapa cultivar Chiifu-401-42 chromosome A09, CAAS_Brap_v3.01, whole genome shotgun sequence:
- the LOC103839337 gene encoding uncharacterized protein LOC103839337, with amino-acid sequence MFHALRTNPSCQSKYVAIKTDMSKAYDRVEWSFMEELMERMGFDGRWINRIMRCISSVSYQVLINGEVKETSHHLAECDRLKNAEQEKKLTGLKIARASPPVSHLLFADDSLFFCKADQGECSELMKIIDVYINASGQQLNKSKSSVIFGSKVVASSKNDLKRSLAIYQEGGMGMYLGLPEKICGSKKQVFSYVQERLNDRTNSWSTKLLSKGGKEIQIKAVAQAVPSFTMSCYLLPQGITKKLMSAVSRFWWSTKINNKGLHWVAWDKICVPTDEGGLGFRDFHAFNLALLTKQLWRLLQYPHSLLARVLKGRYYRHTNPMNVQKASNPSYGWRSLLASKEVLHKGLRKKIGNGHTTKVWEEPWLPTQPARAPLSIGNVRDEDFHVHHLIDAQNQSWNLEILNTVISTEDIPKITSLRVSRTGRHDRYSWDFTKSGVYSVRSGYKIARELQSTANPSVVTEPSTTELKKAIWKFKAPRKLKHFLWQVTTGYLATAEQLKERHFAKESICVRCGDENKSINHTIFKCPPALQCWAQSDIPSSLGLFPSNSLYSNIDFLLFRAKETGVRSEIFKDKDITPLDSLQLAVKEAESWTLAQRIPEDTKGERDEQRRTRHSASIQELPAARWRCQTDASWTNERDRAGMGFVLLEDDIPILFGTQGLSVAVSPLHAEAEGLLWAMQEVMRHGTRAVRFESDCEQLIKLIRDDEDWPSMASELDEIKDLSAEFIEFSIAYVPRSANIRADSLTKGKRSRVFGTPFVNCFAPSWLALNAGQEAAN; translated from the exons ATGTTCCACGCACTTCGTACGAACCCGAGCTGCCAAAGCAAATATGTGGCGATAAAGACAGATATGAGTAAAGCTTATGATCGTGTGGAATGGAGTTTCATGGAAGAACTAATGGAAAGGATGGGATTCGACGGGAGATGGATCAATAGGATCATGCGCTGTATCTCGTCGGTCTCCTATCAAGTCCTCATCAACGGGGAAGTAAAGGAAACATCACACCATCTCGCGGAGTGCGACAGG CTAAAGAATGCGGAGCAGGAAAAGAAGCTCACTGGCCTGAAGATTGCACGAGCCAGCCCGCCAGTCTCGCACCTACTCTTCGCCGATGACAGTCTGTTTTTTTGCAAGGCGGACCAGGGAGAGTGTAGTGAGCTGATGAAAATCATTGACGTCTACATCAACGCCTCAGGACAACAACTGAACAAATCAAAATCTTCAGTTATATTCGGTTCTAAGGTAGTAGCGTCCTCAAAAAATGACCTGAAAAGGTCACTAGCCATATATCAAGAAGGTGGAATGGGTATGTATCTCGGACTCCCTGAAAAGATATGTGGCTCTAAGAAACAAGTTTTTAGCTACGTTCAAGAGCGATTGAATGATCGCACAAACTCTTGGTCGACGAAATTACTATCAAAAGGTGGTAAAGAGATCCAGATCAAAGCGGTCGCTCAAGCGGTACCATCCTTCACCATGTCCTGCTACCTCTTACCACAGGGAATTACAAAGAAACTAATGAGTGCAGTCTCGCGTTTCTGGTGGAGCACCAAGATCAATAATAAGGGACTTCATTGGGTAGCTTGGGATAAAATCTGTGTACCTACGGACGAGGGCGGACTTGGTTTCCGTGACTTTCACGCGTTCAACCTTGCCTTACTAACAAAACAGTTGTGGAGATTACTTCAGTATCCTCACTCTCTCTTAGCTCGAGTTCTAAAAGGTAGATATTACAGACACACAAACCCGATGAACGTGCAGAAGGCAAGCAACCCATCCTATGGATGGCGAAGCTTATTAGCCTCAAAAGAAGTTCTCCATAAGGGTCTCCGGAAGAAGATAGGAAATGGACATACAACAAAAGTATGGGAGGAGCCCTGGCTCCCAACGCAACCAGCGAGAGCACCACTTAGTATTGGCAACGTCCGAGATGAAGACTTCCACGTTCATCATCTTATCGATGCTCAGAATCAGTCTTGGAACCTAGAGATACTAAACACAGTCATCTCCACGGAGGATATTCCCAAGATTACATCACTCCGGGTGAGCCGTACAGGTCGACATGATAGGTACTCCTGGGATTTTACGAAGTCCGGAGTATACTCGGTGCGATCAGGCTACAAGATAGCCCGCGAGCTCCAGTCTACGGCCAACCCGAGCGTTGTAACGGAACCTAGTACAACAGAACTGAAGAAAGCAATATGGAAGTTCAAAGCCCCACGAAAACTTAAACACTTTCTATGGCAAGTTACAACAGGCTACTTAGCGACGGCAGAGCAACTTAAAGAGAGACATTTTGCAAAAGAAAGTATATGTGTTCGATGCGGTGATGAAAACAAATCCATCAATCACACAATCTTTAAGTGCCCACCGGCCCTACAATGTTGGGCTCAATCTGATATACCGTCTTCTCTGGGGCTGTTCCCGAGTAACTCTCTATATTCAAACATAGATTTCTTGTTATTTCGTGCTAAAGAAACTGGAGTGAGGTCAGAG ATCTTCAAAGACAAAGATATCACGCCGTTGGACTCACTGCAACTCGCAGTTAAAGAAGCAGAGAGCTGGACACTAGCGCAGAGAATACCGGAAGACACGAAGGGTGAGAGGGACGAACAACGAAGAACACGACACAGTGCCAGTATACAAGAGCTTCCCGCAGCTAGATGGAGATGTCAAACTGATGCATCTTGGACAAACGAAAGAGACAGAGCCGGGATGGGCTTCGTACTGCTGGAGGACGACATACCGATTCTATTTGGAACACAGGGACTAAGTGTCGCAGTATCCCCACTCCACGCCGAAGCCGAAGGGCTACTGTGGGCGATGCAGGAAGTGATGAGGCATGGAACCAGAGCGGTACGTTTTGAGTCTGATTGTGAACAACTAATCAAGCTGATAAGGGATGACGAAGATTGGCCATCAATGGCATCTGAATTAGACGAGATCAAAGATTTATCGGCTGAGTTTATTGAGTTCTCTATAGCATACGTTCCAAGATCTGCGAACATCCGTGCAGACTCTCTAACCAAAGGGAAAAGATCACGCGTCTTCGGTACACCATTTGTCAACTGCtttgcaccaagttggctagcTCTAAACGCTGGCCAAGAGGCTGCTAACTAG
- the LOC103839250 gene encoding delta(3,5)-Delta(2,4)-dienoyl-CoA isomerase, peroxisomal → MESYKTLEIVRKNTDSSVFHLILNRPSQLNALSLDFFDELPEALSSLDQNPDVSVIILSGAGKHFCSGIDLASLSSISAQASSGGDRGRSSEGLRRRIKSMQAAITAVEECRKPVIAAVHGACIGGGVDLVTACDVRYCSEEAFFSIKEVDLAIVADLGTLQRLPRIVGHAKAMELALTARRFSGSEAKDLGLVSHVFGSKSELDKGVTMIAERIAAKSPLAVTGTKAVLLRSREMSVEQGLDYVATWNSGMLISNDLNEAVSAQMMKRQPRFSKL, encoded by the exons ATGGAATCCTACAAAACCCTCGAAATCGTTCGCAAGAACACCGACTCCTCCGTGTTCCACCTCATCCTCAACAGGCCGTCGCAGCTCAACGCCCTCTCCCTCGACTTCTTCGACGAACTCCCCGAAGCCCTATCCTCCCTCGACCAAAACCCAGACGTCTCCGTCATCATCCTCTCCGGCGCCGGAAAACACTTCTGCTCCGGCATCGACCTCGCTTCCCTCTCCTCGATCTCGGCCCAAGCCTCCTCAGGCGGCGACAGAGGGCGCTCGAGCGAGGGTCTACGCCGCAGGATCAAATCGATGCAGGCGGCGATAACCGCCGTGGAGGAGTGCCGGAAGCCTGTGATCGCAGCTGTGCACGGCGCGTGTATCGGAGGGGGAGTCGATCTCGTCACGGCGTGTGACGTTAGGTACTGCTCCGAGGAGGCTTTCTTCTCGATCAAGGAGGTTGATCTAGCGATCGTCGCGGATCTCGGGACTCTCCAGCGGTTGCCGAGAATCGTCGGGCACGCGAAGGCTATGGAGTTGGCGTTGACGGCGAGGCGATTCTCGGGGAGTGAAGCGAAGGATCTTGGTCTTGTTTCTCACGTTTTTGGATCTAAGTCGGAGCTTGATAAAGGCGTCACGATGATCGCTGAAA gaATAGCAGCGAAGTCTCCTTTAGCTGTGACAGGGACGAAGGCTGTGTTGTTGAGAAGCAGAGAGATGAGTGTAGAACAAGGTCTTGATTATGTAGCAACTTGGAACTCGGGTATGCTTATATCGAACGATCTCAACGAAGCTGTCTCTGCGCAGATGATGAAAAGACAGCCTCGTTTCTCTAAACTGTGA
- the LOC103839251 gene encoding probable WRKY transcription factor 49, whose product MLIKFEYKFSTPLSLNNKNLSFSSSLSPTPAPLLVCVFLSHTHMAEEQVSEWKTMYGSHALDEFIVNEPHLFFLPQEHLRLMPKENSVINKLVSSKYDSSPRLQDITNALAMVEPLTHSVRQISESTVPILGRSTLSKLDRYTLKVKNNSNGMSDDGYKWRKYGQKSIKNSPNPRSYFKCTNSICNAKKQVERSIDDPNTYIITYEGFHLHFTYPFFLSNSTHRSNKKPKIHNDAQYKAHFEINPKSQTQEKNKQTKLVKPDYQYCMAYEADENTPANLEDEFSPLLIQDRQQQGLLEDVVAPAIKNIPTKNGFLAASRSSLPSYTSSTCSFSRTDSPPLYPSFFKLDSEFFNIGFSDEIVQSDLVNFKHL is encoded by the exons ATGTTAATAAAGTTTGAATATAAATTCAGCACACCTTTATCTTTAAATAACAAGAATCTCTCCTTTTCTTCCTCTTTATCCCCTACACCTGCTCCGCTGCTTGTATGTGTTTTCTTGTCCCACACTCATATGGCAGAAGAACAAGTCTCTGAGTGGAAGACAATGTATGGAAGCCACGCCCTTGACGAGTTTATTGTTAATGAGCCGCATCTCTTCTTTCTGCCTCAAGAACATCTTAGGCTCATGCCAAAGGAAAATTCCGTCATCAACAAGTTAGTCTCATCAAAGTATGACTCCAGTCCAAGACTCCAAGATATTACCAACGCTCTAGCCATGGTTGAACCCCTAACCCACTCAGTCCGACAGATCTCCGAATCAAC GGTCCCAATATTGGGAAGGAGTACTTTGAGCAAGTTGGATAGGTATACATTAAAGGTGAAGAACAACTCTAATGGAATGAGTGATGATGGATACAAATGGAGAAAGTATGGTCAGAAATCCATCAAAAATAGTCCCAATCCAAG GAGTTATTTCAAGTGCACAAACTCAATATGCAATGCAAAGAAACAAGTGGAGAGATCAATTGATGACCCTAACACATATATCATCACCTACGAGGGTTTCCATTTGCACTTCACCTATCCTTTCTTCTTATCCAATAGCACACATAGATCCAAtaaaaaacccaaaatacatAATGATGCTCAATATAAAGCCCATTTTGAAATCAATCCAAAATCTCAAAcccaagaaaaaaacaaacaaaccaaacTAGTCAAACCAGACTACCAATATTGTATGGCCTATGAAGCCGATGAAAACACACCGGCAAACCTGGAAGATGAATTTTCCCCCCTACTTATTCAGGACCGGCAGCAACAAGGTCTTCTTGAAGATGTGGTGGCTCCGGCAATAAAAAATATTCCGACCAAGAATGGTTTTTTGGCAGCTTCTCGGTCTTCATTACCGTCTTATACTTCCTCAACATGCTCTTTTTCTCGGACCGATTCACCACCCCTTTATCCATCCTTCTTTAAGTTGGACTCCGAGTTTTTTAACATCGGCTTTAGTGATGAAATAGTTCAATCGGATCTTGTAAACTTCAAGCATTTATGA